The DNA window TACCACCAGCTTAACTGGACAGTAGTAATTTTACCCTGTACAAGAAGTCAGGACATGCACTATCCTTTAAGTAAGCAGAATAACCAAACCAGACAAAAAACTTAGAAATTAAGTCAAGATGGCACTTGCCCAGACACAGAGTAAGGAAGGGCAAAGTAGGGAAGACAGCAAAAGGGAGATTATTCTTCATTCACATAGAGCTGACTTAGACTGAAGTCAGTCATCGTCTTCCCACAAAATTAGGAATGTCCTTATGTAGGAAGTCCAGATTTTGTAGCCATCTATGCAGATAAGCTAAAAACTACTGTGGCCTGCTTTTGTGGTATTTAGGAAGTTGCAGAATTCATCTTAGGGATACATAATTACAATATGCAATTACCATTTCAGTACTGATCTACATCCATTAGcgtataataaactaaaaatCATAGTGCTTCTGATTTGGTATAATCCAACAgacttccagattttttttcagagcacatAAAGGTACAGCTCTCTGGGCATCACATGGTGTCATAATTACCAAATGACTTGGCAAGCTTGTAAGCATCCAAACTGCTGCAAACACATCTATACATATGATAACAGATGAAATGTAGATGTATCTCACCCTACACACTTATGCAGGCAAACACTCATGAGTTAAAAGCCACTGCATGAACCAGCCTACAGAGTGGGTAACAAAGTCAGCAATTCCCTTGTACACCTGAAGACCAGAAAAATattcaccaaaataaaattcaggccATGCTCTTTTcatgttggggtttgttttttttttttaactgtaacaTGAACCGAGTCAGGCATTAAGATCACTTTTCCAGCCTCATTCATATACACATGTGCCCCGGAAGCTACTTGAAAGCAGTTTATACAATGGAAGTGTCTGGAAAGGTCAGCTTGAAGAAGTTGAACTCAACTACTGATCAGTTTACAGgtacagaaaatacatgcacGCAGCCTTATAACAATGATGACTTACCATTGTTATGTTATTTCCATTTAGCAAAATCTGGTCTAGCTTTGTGATTCTTCTACCCTCGGGTGTAATCTCACTGAAGTAGCAttagaaaaagtaagaaagaacaCATAATCAGAGACAATGATTCCAGTTGTGATTGCAGAACTGACACAAGTCTCTGCATTTCTTGGAACTAACAAACATAATAGCCACACTACAGCGTAATCTTGATAAATTGACCACCTGAGTGAAGAGAACTATCTGGTAACCAAAAAGATCCATTGTTCTTTTCTGCTCAGTACACAAAGATACATATTCACCCTCTACATCACAGCAGTTTCTTGAATACCACCAATATTCAAAATAGGTTTCAAATAGCAACATGGCATGACAAAGTAATAAATACTTATCCTTAAGTCTgctaacttttaaaatctttgccTAGATCTTAAGGAAATGTAAAGGCAAACAAACTACTGGAAAGTTCAACACACAACCCATGCAAAATTAAGACTACAAATTAGGAATCTGATTACAAGTCTAAATCATGCAACAGCTACTCTGACGCTGCTGTCCTGAACACATCACTCTCTATAGTTTAAGTCCAACGTATAAGCTATTCAGGTGGCAAGTATtccaaaaatagaaaaacatctTGCCTATAAGTCTTAcacaatatttttcctcagGAAGTCCAAACATTAAATAGGaacaagagacagaaataataCTTACAATTCTGTAACATCTTCTAACACCATATCTGAAATTCcagtttcaaggaaaataaggcccacaattttaaaatcaaagtacttaaaattattattataataatgtaaaataaaaataggagaATAATTCAATTGATCCATACAAAAGTACTCCATATAGTGAAATCAAACCTCtcaaaagcaataaattaattcaacTGAAGCATAAAGTGGATGGCTTTAAACATTTCCACCAAAGGATACTGACAAAGTCATCAAAACCTAGAAGCGTTCCAACAATTTCTTTATCACTCTTCATCACAATATGAATGCGTGAACCTATGCATTTGTCCACAAgttctgtaaataaaaacaaaaaattaaaaagtacaaGAGACAGAACatacatttttcaaacaaaaaccctGATATTTTGGtggcaaaaaaagtaattgtcaTGGACACTGGTAAAACCCAcgaaaataagaaaaagacacacacaaaaaaaaggaaaaaagtatccTTGCACGCTTTACTGCTGCTATGAGATAAAGAAGTTTCTGAGGCAATAGGCTGGTATGCTGCAGGGACACGTCCCCTCCAGTGCAAACACCTCACTGTCGCTGGTGTGCACTTCATCACCGTGTGACACCGAGCACCAAcactcctccccagccaggctTTGCTCCACACCCAAACCATGGCCCAGAGCCACCTCCCCAGGCGCTGCCTGCGCCCGCCGAGCAGAAGCGGGGCCGCAGCCAGGCCCCTCCACGCCGGCCTCTTCCCTGCCCCATCCAGCCGCCATGCCCTCCCTCGCCTCACGCCGCCGCctccacacccccccacacacacacccccggGCTGAGCGAGGAAACCCTCGCCTGAGGTGaggcgcccgcccgcccgccccggccttCCAGCCTCGCCAACCCCATTCAAGCTTCCCGCCAAGCGGCGGCACCGCTCGCACCACCCGGAGGTGCCCACAAACGGCCTCTCCCTCCTTGCCCGCCCGTCACAGAA is part of the Balearica regulorum gibbericeps isolate bBalReg1 chromosome 2, bBalReg1.pri, whole genome shotgun sequence genome and encodes:
- the LSM5 gene encoding U6 snRNA-associated Sm-like protein LSm5 translates to MAANATTNPSQLLPLELVDKCIGSRIHIVMKSDKEIVGTLLGFDDFVNMVLEDVTEFEITPEGRRITKLDQILLNGNNITMLVPGGEGPEV